One genomic segment of Chelonia mydas isolate rCheMyd1 chromosome 1, rCheMyd1.pri.v2, whole genome shotgun sequence includes these proteins:
- the LOC122465824 gene encoding scavenger receptor cysteine-rich type 1 protein M130-like: MKGHLSAQLLWLLLFLQDTTGADELRLVNGSSPCAGRVEVKHQDQWGTVCDDNWDIEDAEVVCKQMGCGSAVSAHGRAYFGEGSGPTWLTVIDCDGDESALWDCRHSGWGKITCYHYYDTGVICSGKNSVNLPL; this comes from the exons ATGAAGGGACATCTCTCCGCTCAGCTGCTTTGGCTTCTCCTCTTTCTTCAGGACACCACGG GTGCTGATGAGCTGAGGCTGGTGAATGGAAGCAGCCCCTGTGCTGGGAGAGTGGAGGTTAAACACCAGGATCAGTGGGGGACGGTGTGTGATGATAACTGGGACATAGAAGATGCTGAGGTGGTTTGTAAGCAGATGGGATGTGGATCTGCTGTCAGTGCCCATGGCCGGGCTTATTTTGGAGAAGGATCTGGACCTACTTGGCTGACTGTAATTGATTGTGATGGTGACGAATCAGCTCTCTGGGACTGCAGACATAGTGGATGGGGTAAAATCACCTGCTATCATTATTACGATACTGGAGTGATCTGCTCAGGTAAGAACTCAGTCAACCTGCCCCTGTAG